GGCGTAGTAAATCATTTATTGAAGCATATGTCAGATGAATTTGAGAAAGAAAGTTATGAGTGGGCCAAAAAGTGTAACGTTTCTCACGATATTCACAATGGTAGCCGATGTTCGCGATGATGTTCATTCGTTTTTTACCGTAACACTAAatccaaaattttacatttatattgaaaaatttcataaaagttttcTAGATTAGGAATCAGAGTTAAACCAAAAGTGTATGCGGTAATCTATCATGTAGCATATTTTTGCGAAAAGAAACAGCGAGGTCTTCGATAATACAGCGAACAGTCAATGAATCGGTacatgcagatttaaaaaaacgtgGAACAAAtacaaggttaaaaaaattaatgataatttttacaataattttttaaaggctgtaTAAGAATATAATGGTCATCAtgtttagttttcatttttttaagcatattaCTTCTAAACTTAATTgctatataatttttgttaaaagtgttttTTCACGTTGGTATAAAGTTAGGTACATTAAGAATTATGTAAAGATACActtattatacaaaatttatattaaaacgaataataaatatcacttttgtactttaaacataacttatttcgaaaataaatcctttctttcaaattacttcaaaaattgatattaaaaaaaggaaaaataaaaatcggctttaaaaatgatattattttttcttggaaattgtttCTGAAGCATTTTAgaacgaaaaccaaaaataatataagacctCTCTTGTCatccccatttaaagttcgttcagGCACATCGTGATTCTTTATAACATTTTGAGGACGTCAGCAGGTTGTCCTCAGGGCTtccttgataacatcctaagGACGTCCGTAGAATGTCCTCAAGACATCCCTGATAAAAGTATCGCTTTCCTTAAAAAAGTTCACTTTCGATttcttatatataattatttttcaatgcaaCCTTTAATAATATAGTTCAAGTGAAATTATTACACTAGCTTATCATTTTCAAATACACATGAAGTATTTTGCTTATTACTTCTTGCTACTTCTAATACACTTCATATCAGGAAGTTATGCACTGGCAATCTGATCTCATTATTTTCACAGTAGATTCTGCTTTACAATATTTCATCGACCCCAAGCACTTACGTAAGAAGATAAGCGAGGAACTCGAAGCAAATGCATAATCAATGCCCTTCAGAATATAATTTATGTatgtacagtttaatttttataatattcttttttgaaatcgcGCAATTGATTAATATCTTTTATATTTCTTCTTTCTATTATGGaaataaacatatatatatatatgaaattttttgtttcaatttccgTCTAATACTCTTACTTCGTTGATTTCAGGTGGATGTGTCGCAGTGCGTGAACTGAAGAACAGCCTCATAATTCTTCAAGATAAACTCAATCATTCACTAATGAAGAATGAAGGAAGCCATCGACCAAACGACCCTATTTCTCGGGTAAAAGCAGATTAGGTCACCTGCTACGAGCAAAAACGAGTTTAAGTTTTAACTCGTTTTTGCTCGTAGCGCATGGCCTAATTCGTTTTTCTGCCGACCAAAAATAAACTGACTTTTGATCTTCTGACTGTTTTGATCAACCCCGCCGAGCTTAACATACTTCAATTCAGTGCGAATGTAATATGGTATGGAAGCTTCTAATAtgtcccctaaggatttacatttttcttgcaccttcttcctaTACCTTTACaaaccccccacacacttacttggtggtgggagggggacctactgtttaaggtgagttccgaaccaccaaaagcAACAgcttttaagtacttagagaaaatctttttctctagaggCCGAGGCTCTTGCgggtgcgaggcgggaatcaaacccgcaagccgatgaagtgggtccaaagcctacgctttagccctcaCAACCATCATCCCACTAATTCGAAGTTAATAGATTTATAGTTATTTTATAGCTAAGAAAACTATTAAAAATCATCCCCCGACTAATGGCAGTGGCCAAAAATCTCGCTCAAATGCTAAACCCCCCCCCTTCCCCCAatgaaacaagattttttaaaggcTTGAAAATCGAGAGAAACACGCAGAAATTACTACAATCTTGAAAGGTTTACCATATTGAAAAATTCTCCCTTTTGCTCCACCGAATAATGGTGGTAGCCAAATATCTAGCTCGGATATCGAAAACCCACCCCTATTTGTTCAACCCACgccattgttaattttaaaacaaaaaatgtaatgcagtTGTAAAAATGACTCAGTTTAGTCGACAGTGTATTAAAGTCAAATAATTGCGTCTatagtaattactttttttctaaaaagttgtaGTTACGAGATTTAATATCACGGTCAATcccaaaattgaaatatatattaacttcatgtttcgaatatttcaaaatatgtcgctaaagaatttgaaagattttcacgCTCTTTGCGAATTTAACCATGTTTCAAGAGAATCAAAAAGTTCTTAAGATTTCTGTAAAAAtgggaaatgattttttatttcgaaaaaataatttttaaagaatgcttcaaaaactttcagaagatctcgaaaattgtaaaaatagaatTAGGGCTATATTAtagcaattttaaacatttttaggaaaaatttgaaccattttaaaagatatttaaaaggcttaaaaatgtatgcagaatttaaaaagttccaattattttaaaagacatCCAGAGGGTTGTGAagattcaataatattttgaaatcttgcaaagatttcaaaacatttttttcaaatgtagatttttgaagatttcgaaaaaaaagacttttaagaaTTAGTAAAGGAAGGTTTCTagggaatacaattttttttaagattcctggaaaaaatttaaatgagtcGAGACCTGGTGGATCCTGGCGCCGCCAAAACAGTTTTTTCGATGGACTGGCGGCGCCAGGCCGATTTCTTGTCGCACGGAAAATGGTTGTAGTTAAAATTCAAAGATCGAATTACACagtattaacaatttaattttaagatagtaTCAAAACCACGTTATGTTCTCAAAAcgtcataaagatatattttgcGCAAGATATATTGGGATTTTCCCAAGttgtttttagaattaataagAAGATACTTATATTAGGTgaatttattggaaattccaccattttttatctcttgacttttttttctagATTCGTCCTAATTTAAAGAGTATGTTTCATAATATTCTGCTCTGTGCCCGTCCCttgggggccatccatataccacgtggacagtttAGGGGTAGAGGGGGGTATGGTAAAATTCCACACTTGTCCACAAGGGTGACGAAGAGATTGAGCTACAATCCACGTAAACGCACATTCCCataaatttgcgaaaaatatACTAAACTGAGACCAGCAGGCCTGCAgatgatcaaaattcctatttatttatcgcagactTCACAATCTtaccttttttttcatttgtccatttaaatttgaacctaacctaattttttttattcatactttattcatattatttcaagtttgattatttggttcaaaattgaattattttgttgaaaatcaaaccattttttcttaaCAGATCTTACTTctcggttgcaaattcaattttttgttgaaaagtcatttttttggcttgataattcaaaagtttgcttaaaaatgcaactgtctggttaaaaattgatctatttctgttaaaaaataacttttttgttgaaaattcacatttttgagtgacaaattaaactgttttgtaaaaaaatcgtattttaggTTCTAAGCCTAAAGgatatgaaagaaaattaaactatttggtccaaaaattgatatattttgttgaaaatcttattgCTTGAGAGAAtgtcaattttttggtcaaaaatgtaatgatttgtttaaattattagttaataatatataatatataatatataatagttaataatattaaaataatagttaaattatttagttcaaaattttcagGAACGAAAAATATAtagtctaaaaaataataaaataaaatttggactaacatcacagcaattgttcaaactatttcgttcaaagtttagataatttgttgaaaattcttattttttctcacaaatttaactatttgtttacaaatttatgtgttttttgctaattcatctttttggcatatcataaatcttctttgtttaaaattgaactttttggtgaaaaatatttgtatttggtttacagttcgtattttttggcagaaaataaattttttttattacaaatgcaatgtattgttaaaaattaatacgttttagttgaggattcatatattttgttgaaaactcgtcttttttggttatattcaacagtttttcattcaaattagaATCTTTTGTAGTTCAAATATTACCTATTgtattttctgtggaaaattagtatttgcagtgtgaaaatgttaacaattatgTTACTATACAGCCTGATATCAAGCTTCGAAAACTTCAGGTGTGCAATAAAATCGCGCGATGACCTTCCCAAACCGGAGTCCTTAAAAAGAAACATAATGGAAGAAAGTGACCCGAGAAAATCGAAGACAAATGATGTCACATCTAATGCAATGATAGCAAGTAGCAGCAAAAGTGGAAACACTCCAAAATTCAGGAAGAAGGGCAATAAGCAAGACTATGACAATCAAGGAAACAAGTCTTTTCAGTTCAAGCGTTACAGGTGTAAAAAGGTGGGATAGCAAATTGCTGATTGCACTGTGAAGTATGGAAACTTATCAGAAAAGGTAGGCAACGTGAAGGAAATAGGTTTTCTTTTAACTGTCATCAACGAAGAGTCAGCGTTGAATACGGGAAAACCCCGCCCTGTCAAGGGGAAGAGAAAATCCCTGCAACAGAGAAGACATGGGTATAAgtagaatacaaaaatattccaCAAAGAGAAGAGAATGCAGTTCATGAAATCAATGAAGTACAACACGAAGAAAATAATGTCTTCTATGACAGCGAAGAAGAAGATTTCATCGAATTTTATGGAACTGAAAAACGAAATGAACCTGAAACAAGAAGATTACCGGGTGGTCCTCGAATCAACAGATCAGGAAATCGCGGTAGACCTGCCAAGATCTGCAACACATGCAATGTTGGTATAGCTCTTCAAGAAGAACATTTAGAATATGCTAGCATTTCTGAAGCGAAGCTGAAGAATGGAAAAGtgctataaaagatgaatttgaagcACTTATCAAGAACGGCACGTGGGAGGTAGCTGATCGACCGGAAAAACGAAGTATCCTAGGATGCAAACTTATATTCAGAAATAAGTTTAATGCTCAAGGAAATCTGGAACGAAGAAAAGCCCGGTTGGTCGCAAAGGGTTATTCTCAGTGTCCTGGGATAGATTTTAATAAGACTGTTGCTCCTGTGGTCAGACTCAGCTCAGTAAGGGTCCTGATGGCTCTCGCTGTTGAAAACTATATGTTCGTTCGTTAATTGGATGTCACTACCGCAGTTTTGAACAGAGAATTAGACGAAGAGGTGTACATGGAGGAGCCCGAGCTTCTTGAAGAACTTTTGCCAAGTCTCGCCGAAAAGGAGGAGTTACGTGGCATGGAAAAAGCAAGAGCTTCAAGAATACTAGCGGAACTCCAAAAAGGAAATAAGGTCTGTTTCATGGAATGGGCAATGTGCTGTTTACATTGGCAAACGAGGAGACAAACTAATGATCGTCACAACTTACGTTGACGATATGTTAATTACCTCAAAGGACCTTCATTGGATCTCCGAAGTCAAACTACATTTGAACTctcgttttaaaataaaagatttagacAAGATGAAATCTTGTCTTGGAATTACGTATGCTCTACGTATGCTCTACGCTTGAGGGGAAGTATTGAATTTAGTTCTACAAAAACAAGCGACAGCAttgctttgtttataaaaatatctgTTTTGTTCATTCTGTCAACTTGTCACTTGTCTATTTTGTACTCTAACATAAAGTCATCTTAAAGTTACAATAAATCTATGCTTTTACCAGTTACAAATTCTGTTTAATATCTTCGATATTCCGATAAGATCCACCTAGTTACAACAAagtgaaacaacttaattgataTGAATTCCTCACCCTAAAACGAACAACGTTCTTTAACTTAAGTAAATTGTTATctcattacaatttaaaagtggacaaaaatgaaattttttagaaaaaactgcaacataagGGAATTGTTGCAGCATAATATTNNNNNNNNNNNNNNNNNNNNNNNNNNNNNNNNNNNNNNNNNNNNNNNNNNNNNNNNNNNNNNNNNNNNNNNNNNNNNNNNNNNNNNNNNNNNNNNNNNNNaataataataataatctgttcaaacacttacttttaTGAAATTGAAACGATAATTAATCCACCATAACTTAAagagtggaaaattgtatttattgtttttatttatctattatttataattgtattgaattGTATGTATATAATTGACCAAATgtgaaaaattgtatcatttttcatCCACAATAtgttcatatatcatatttatacttcattaaattggaattaatctaattttctatatttcaatgattttcttggacatacagATATACTTCATACAgaaatagatataagttggaagacaaagggattatctccacaggggacatagcatcgagggcctggaacaacttcgaatccagtgaggggtagggTCGCTGCatactggaaggggaagggtacgcaggtagccgtggaggaaattaCGACTGTCCATTGATATAACctctctgtttgttatttatgatcgaattcttatttcaatttcagcctttctgcttgttatttatgatcgtatttctatttgaATTTCAGAAAGGTCATTTTAAAGCATTTAGAACTTTCaaaagagctacctggaccttgaAATATATCTACGTGAGTGCCTGCGGGTAATTtatctgagcttctctgaccctagggAAACTTTAAAacatactcagagatttctatcggtagggtcttgttaaaaatttgtctgattgttttaactgataatgtaacttcaattttttttaatttacattttttaggagaaaattcaactattcggttcagaattccagtattttgtcaaaaaatattattttagtagaaaatcatttttgcgCCGACGTACTTTTTAGTACGCTTTTGCTATTAGCCCCTCATTTAGTactattttaaactcaaaaaaattctacaaaggcggtcattttgacgataatctgattttgatacaataggggtggttttaaatatttcttccatcGGTTCTTACCCCACTGAAAGGACCTGTTTTTGGACAAGGTTATTTCGTATTATTTTAAAGtcgaaaaaagtgtataaaggctGTTATAATATAACAGATATCAAGCGATTTGATCAAAATAAGGTTCTCACCTGAATGCATTTCATAGCTTATGTGTTTTCGATACCACTTCTTTAGGAGACCAATCTGCTGCACCAGTAGGTAAAAATTATGTCTTTGAATAACAACAAAGAAAATGTACGTTAAATTATAACTGATCgagaaaaaattttccaaacaaaaacaaCCACGAAACAAGAGAACACTgacagagatgaggtgggagattcccgggctaatggaataagagaatgtgaaaaacatgctaTAGGCGAATTGcttggtttaaataaatttcgcACTATGCTGAAACAATGGCCAAAAGTAATTGCGTAGAAAGATCCTTGATCCTGGACTCTCTTaggttttcatatttaaatattgaaggaaAGAAATAAGTAGCCACGAAGTAACTCATCAACTagactttattttaattaagagaaCATTGCTCGCTCTCACGCAAGATGCGTTCAGTCTTTGTATAATTCAGAGAACCTTGCTCGTTCTCGAGTAAGATGTGATCGACGGGTCGGCCGCACAGTAAGTGTGGCGAGCAATGCCCAAGTCGAAAGGTGAACGCTACCGCGAGGGGTACGGAGAAGTTGAGGAGAGCGGGAAAGCTGAGAAAGGCGGGAGCTGGGAGAATGAAGAGTGAAACTAACTCGTGCGCTGTGTGCTACAGAGTTGCAGAAAGCGCAAATCCCTATTGTATTTACGCGTGGTACAAACCGCCACGATTAGACAGAGTTAAATAATACACCACGAAACGCTGTTCGATCGCCTGAGTATCACAGATAAATGAATATCATTAGTCATTTGCGGACTTGTGTAAACGCAGCATACAATATTAGGTATACATTCAAAATTCAGTCTTCGGTACCGATGGGTACTGGTCAGTAGATCATTCTTAACATCTAGTAAAAACATCATACAAAGGTGCTAAAAATATAGTAACGCCTACAAGTTTTTACATTGCTCAATATTATAATTGAGGACGAAGGGCTACTAGTTGCTTAAAGCTTAATAAAAGTTAACGGCTGTAAAACTGAATTGAACaagttattttagaataaaattgcaACGCACCTGGTAGACGAATGAATATAAATCAGTTGCGATTCAAATAACAATACATggccaagaaaaatgaaattggtATCCCATAGATTTGAATGTTATCTTTATTGcaaaagaaagaaatgaaataagTGCAGTCGTTCGCTGAGCGTATAATGGTAAAATCAGTTTAAATGGGGGAAAAAAGTAAAACGTGTGagacgtttaaaatttaaaagtaacttGCTTCTTAGCATACGTTCGTAGGGGAGGAACTAAACCAGTTACTTTAGGTAAATCTCCCTGCATTGGCAAAATGCTTTCTAGGTCCTCACGCATGAAGTGAGCAGGCCTAAGGTGCTCAACGGATACTTGGCGTGGAACGCCGTTGATATCGATTTCGTTGAAGCGGTCCGAAGTTCGGTTTATAATTTTATGCGGGCCAGTGTAGGGCCGCTCCAGGGATTTCTTGGCATGGTTTCGCATGAATACGTGCgaggaaacagttaaatttttgaaaagaaatggtTTCCATTTATATTTATGGTCTACTGGGACTGGCTTAATTTTCCGCATGTGTTCTCGAAACTCTTGGATGAAAACATAAGGATCTAGAGCGAAATTGTCCGGAAGCACAAAATCGCCATGGATTCGTAGGGTAGTTCCAAAAACGAACTCGGCGGGGGACGAACCAATATCCATTACGTTGGACCTGAGTCCCAGGAAGACAGTGGAGAGCGATTGTGACCATTCTTGATCGGTGTGACACATTATTGCCGCCTTGAGACTTCGATGCCACCGCTCAATCATGCCTTTGGCGGCAGGGTGGTAAGCGGTGGTACGGATTCGGTTGCAACCAATTACTTGCTGTAAGGTTTGGAATACCTAAGCCTCAAATTGGATACCTTGGTCTGTGGTTAAGGTTTCAGGTGCGCCCTAACGCGCGATCCACTGGTCGAAAACTGCTCTGCAGACAGTTGGAGCTTCAATGTTAGAAAGTGGTATTGCTTCGGGCCACCGGGAAAAAAGATCGATGATCGTTACACAATAACGATTTCCGTTGCTTAAGTGTCACGGACCCACGATGTCCATATCGATGTGCCAAAAACGGCCATCAGGTGCCACCAAATCCGCGGGTATATGGTGGTTGTGACGCGAAACCTAAGACTGTTGACACGACGTGCAAAGTTTGCACCAGTTGGTGATGTTTTACTAGGAAGCGCCAGGTTATGGAATTGGTGAAAAATACGTTTTCGCAATGCTAACGGAATGTACGGACGTAGAGTTTCGCCGATCAGATCGCAGAAGATGGAGGATTTCCCGGAGTCCCACTAAATCTTGTTGAGATTCAGGAAGCACTTAGGATCCTTGAGGAGAATTTTTAGTTCCTCGTCAGATTCCTGGGTCTCGGCTAGCTCAGGGAGACTAAACTCAGTCGGAATTTAAATTGCGTCTACTCGTGATAAGGAATCAGCCACGACATTGTCCACCCCAGAAAGATGTTCGATCTGGGTTGTGAATTAAGATATAAAGGACAGCCGTCGTTGTTGCCGAGGTGTGGCCTTTTCGGCTTTCTGGTGGAAGGCAAAAATCAATGGCTTATGGCTTATGGCACTCGTTATAGTTTCTCTGCGCGGGGAAAAACTTCCTTGAAAAGAAAGCTAGCGGCTTCCATTCTCCGTTGACCCGTTGTTCAAGGGAGGCTCCATGCCGAAATCAGAAGCGTCGGTGGCGAGTTCTTTTGAGAATCGCTTAAAAATTGATTCAGCGGCACTTGAGTTTGTGCAGCGTACGGTATGCAACGCCGGTAAAAGTTTACCAAGCCCAGAAACCTTCTGAGTTCAACGTCGTTCTTTGGCTTCGGAAAGTCTCTGATAGGAACTCGAGTTCCGACTGGCCGAATTGGCATTTAGCGAGGTTAATGCAGAGAGAGAATTCTTTTAGACGCTGGAAAACAGTCCGCAAATGGCCTTCATGCCAAAGAGAATGGTTGGAAAGTCGCTAAGATACGGAAAAGGGTACCTTTCCGGGATGGTTGCTGTGTTCAGCCTGCGGTAGTTGCCACAAGCGCACCATTCTTGGCTCTTCTTGCGCACCAGGTGAATGGGAGATGCCCACGGACTGCTCGAGGGTCGGCAAATGCCGTCCTTTACGAGTCCTTTACATGAATCTTGCTCTATCAGCGACGGGAGGACCGGTGGTAATGATGTGGTGCGTAACCTTATCATTATGCCTCACGTTTGTTTCCCGTGAAGACGACGTGAGTTCGGGAAAATCGCGCAAAATTGCGCCAAATGGTGTTGATCGGTCTATCAGACTCACTCCGAAAATTGGAGTGGCCTTGAGGAAGCCCCTGGTGCTGAGTGTGTGAGCCAGCAGGTTCGCTCCTATAATGGGATATGGAACTGCGGCAACGTAGAAATTCCATGCGAAATCACGCCGCAAGTCTAAGTTTAGACTAATGCGATTGCTGCCGTACGTATGGACTCGTGAATCGTTGGCCGCGAATAAAACTAGTTCGCTAGGTTTCGTTTTTAAGGTTTGTTGATCGGCAGGGAGCAGCGATATGTCAGAACCTGTGTCGATCAACAAAACTAATCCTGAATCACGATCGCGTATATGGAGACGTTTTGAATCGCGCGCTAAATCGAGGGTCTCCACCCGATAAGGcgttattaattttgtaatttgaccGTGCGGTTGAACGACCGCGTTGGTGCTCCAGTTGTGAGATTCTGTGCGAAAGATCCTCGAACAATTTGGTATGATACGCGAACACTGCCGCGATGGAGTCCATAGGGGATTGAGATGCCGAAGTCGAGCACGCGTTAGCCGCGTGTGGAGTAGTGGAGCATTGCGCAGCTACCGCGAATGTTTGGAAGCAGATGGATTCGATGCTTCACAAACTTTGCCTGCCAAGGACGCGAGAGCCGAAAGGTCGGCAACTTGGGCCATGGCCAAGATGGCGCGGATTGAGCTGGGAAGTTGCTCTAGTAAAATGTATTTAAGCACGTCGTCACTACACGCGCTGTCGAAAGCTGACGCAGCTTGGTCTCGCTCGATATTGAGTAAGTACTAATGATCCTGTCCTTGATTTAATGATATATGTCCTGAGGTTGTAAATTAATGATATCTTTGATGTGCGAGACGATGTCTGGGTCTAATTGAGCGATTAACTCTTGTTCTTTTGACTTCTCGGAAGTCATTTTTGCGCTCGTGAGGGCCGCCTCGACTATCAAGAACCAACAGGCTGGATCCTGCTTATAGAATTTCGGCAATTTAGCTATCGATTTAACCTTGTGGCTGTTAGGCTGTAGATTAGTTAATCTAGAGAGAAGATCAGTTATGACGAATTGTTCAGAGGATGCGGATGTGGATTTAGTGTCAGACATGGTTAGACCGTTCCAAgggtatttttttcaaagcaaaaaaaaaaggttgaaatatTGAGAAAGATGTTACTCCGGCAAGAAATATtgtatgaaacaaaaaaaatgtattaatttgatGGAAGAAAGCAAGAAATCTCCCGAGAAGCCCCACACTGGTTGACTTCTGATTCTTTTTGACTGACGATtggaagaaacaattttttagggGCGAAGACGTCGAAAGCAGTTTGCCAAAACACCAAAAATAGAAAACGATGTTTTGAGCGATAACCTATGTAAATAATACAAGAATATCAGACAGTACGATATACACGAACATACATACAAAACattgatacaataaaaaaatagaaaaaatcagaACATGTAATATAAGTATTTCAAGTTAGTGTTGCAGGACAGAGTCCCATGAAGTCGTATAAATTGcgataaaagtttataaattgcaataaaatcatataaattgcGATAAAAGTTTAGACACTGCAATAAAAGCGTATAACTTGCGATGGAAGTTTACAAACTGCAATAAAAGCTTATAACTTGCGatataagttttataaattgCAATAAAAGCGTATGACTTGcgataaaagtttataatttgcgCAATACTATGCTAGACGACacaaataaatatacaaattggATGTGAAATATCGCATA
This Belonocnema kinseyi isolate 2016_QV_RU_SX_M_011 chromosome 3, B_treatae_v1, whole genome shotgun sequence DNA region includes the following protein-coding sequences:
- the LOC117169750 gene encoding uncharacterized protein LOC117169750; this translates as MIERWHRSLKAAIMCHTDQEWSQSLSTVFLGLRSNVMDIGSSPAEFVFGTTLRIHGDFVLPDNFALDPYVFIQEFREHMRKIKPVPVDHKYKWKPFLFKNLTVSSHVFMRNHAKKSLERPYTGPHKIINRTSDRFNEIDINGVPRQVSVEHLRPAHFMREDLESILPMQGDLPKVTGLVPPLRTYAKKQVTFKF